A segment of the Cotesia glomerata isolate CgM1 linkage group LG2, MPM_Cglom_v2.3, whole genome shotgun sequence genome:
aatgtGAATGTTatgtaaacaaattttttaatttttaagtattcataacaaattgaatttatttattatttattattatatttattgttgtaGATTTATTGAGTTGCAGAAAATATAAGGACTTTAAAATGGATCAAGAAACAGTATATGGAACCCATGAGGATAATCATGTGGTGATGTCTGAAAAAGTTCAGTCATTAGCTGGAAGTATTTATCAAGAATTTGAAAGGATGATAGCTCGATATGATGAAGATGTTGTAAAAGAGTTGATGCCATTACTAGTCAATGTATTAGAGTGTTTAGATATAGCGTATACTGAAAATCAAGAGCATGAAGTTGAATTGGAATTATTGAGAGAAGACAATGAACAATTAGTCACTCAGTATGAACGAGAAAAACAGCTACGGAAAGCATCGGATcaggtatttttttatatttattttattgatattaatccTCAGTAGTCGACCATGCCATGTGGGGTCATCATATtccaatcaaatttttaacttcccgccaagaaaattgaaaattttcaaaagttaggaagttattggtttcaccccgtttttcgaaaatcgagttttcaacagatgttgacgttttggggtcctaggaagcttccccgaatgtttccgcgatgttgtccgtatgtgtgtgtgtgtgtgtgtgtgtgtgtgtgtgtgtgtgtgtgtgtgtgtgtgtgtgtgtgtgtgtgtgtgtgtgtgtgtgtgtgtgggttgtgtgtgtggccgtatgtaaacctctcataacttttgaacggctcgaccgatttcatcgcggttggtgccattcgaaagggcttgactaaagttagattttgaatacaatttagaccgattcgaaccggtagactttgagaaattaaaaaaaaaaaaaacttttttcaaatgtcgtttttttgaaataactttgaaacgactttactgatcaattccaaaaactagtcagctcttaacatcaaaaaaccacgtcgatcgccgctagtccggtcaaaatcggttgattcgttcgtgagttatcgttgtcgaaaaaaaaactaaaaaaaatgttttttcggaattacatCGAAATTCCTACTTCGATCGAttaaaacttgaagattctttacGAGGCCTGAAAAACTGCGCCGAATTCCACCAACTTTGTGAAAattggttcattcattcaaaagttattgcggtttgaaaatttaagaaatagtgttttattaaactttaaccagatttttgagctcggagagctcaaaatgacacgaaaattatatttttgagctcgaagagcttaaaaacgtagtaagtgcaattttgagcgcttaagtatgaaattagcgggaagttacagggatggcctttaggttcaaccgtttttctaatttttttgtgtatagtgataatacttttttatttggcagaattttataattcgTGTGATGTTTCAAttaacaagtaaaaaaattttttttcactggtATTAGACACACTGTTTAATTGTTACCTGTTTAATAGTTACTGTATAATTGATaccttaaaataataaaaaaaaaatataactggagtttaatattaaaaatttttgtcaattagAAACTGTTGGAGCTCGAAGATGTTGCTGAAGATGAACGAAAGGAGTTGCTATCGAAGATTGATAGTTTGGAATCAATACTAAAAATGTTGGAGCTCAAGACTAAAAATTCACATGATCATGGTACAATTGCAAATACCACTTCGTGTTACTGCCCCCACAGAGCACAATGCCACAGTAGagtcgattatttttttattatttttttgtagctGATGATCATCTATCCtgtatcatttttaattgttgatgATTTTTATCCAAATTTCCTGCACCTTGctactgatattttttttatttttaaattttttgaattgcaACCTGTGGTACTTGTGTTTACTTCAATAACGTTTACATGATTAATAGAATATTGACATAACACTTTTGAAATGCcacacctttttttttatattatattaaatttatatgctgattgtgtaaattttttgcatCATTATTATGAATGAAACTATCATAAAATAGCTTGAATTCCTCATTTGAGAATATTTATGTgctaaaaaagttttatacatttaattttaattgttattgtttttagtTGTTCGCTTGGAAGAAAAAGAAGCTGAATTAAAACGTGAATATTCACGTTTACATGATCGATATACGGAACTATTCAAAACCCACGTCGATTATATGGAACGAACAAAAATGTTAGTCGGTAGCTCGGAAAGACTCgaaaattcaacaaataatCGTGGTCCAAATAGATTACCTGGGCTTAATTTAGCTAATATGTCACGAAGCTCTGGACCTTTAAGTTATGGATTTCAGAGTTTAGAAGGTAGTATGAATGCTGAAGATATACAGGAAGAAAGTCCCACACAAGGTACTAGTTTAAAATCTGAAATGCAAGACAGTAGTAGTGAGGCGGTCATCGAAACTTCAGATAAAAGTCAACTGACGGACAATCCAACTCAAGATAATCAAGTACCGAGTTTATCACGACGTAAGTTTGTAACcaagtataataatttaatcgttgaaaaaattcaattaataataaatttttcaaccaGCATACATTGACGAAAGTCCAGAAACTGATGTTCCACCTCCTGCAATAACAACTCCAACAACCCCAATTATAGATAAGCAAGTAAGTACTCCTAGTGGACGAAGTCGAACTGAACGAGAGCAACGTAGTGGTAATACGCTGTATCAAGAGCTCAGTTTCCAAGATGCTGACGCTTTAGGAGAAATGGACGAAGGTGCAGACATTACTGGTGAGTAATTTTTCGTCCGCGTTATTAACGTTATCATTTATATAACTAACTTATTATGACAATTGCCGGATTTACAGGCAGTTGGGTTCATCCAGGGGAATATGCATCATCGGGTATGttgtaaattgaataaataaaatcattccaAATAActaatttcattataattttatcataatataaatgataaaatgtgaatattgaaatacataatgttttttattaaataataagcttactaataatttttgattttttttatgtcgGTCTACTCATGTTTGATTAATAATGCATGCAACGAATAACAACAGTTAATGATAACTTTTTTggtaagattttattttttatattcaaaagtgatataaatagtaataaaaaaaataattatatttttacttgatacaaaaaaatttattgtttatgatttatgaattcataaaataattatttctttccAACAGGAATgggaaaagaagttgaaaatcttattatggaaaataatgAACTCTTAGCGACAAAGTGAGtactttttgtttttactaaaaatataaattcttaggtattattacataatttttttctttaaggaATGCTTTGAATATTGTAAAAGACGATTTGATAGTCAAAGTAGACGAATTGACaaggtaaaataaaatacttaacaatgaattaaaatgaagttttaaaggccgttaaacaaaaattatttgtaatactTCTAGTGAACAAGAAATTTTACGTGACGAAATAAGAGTTCATCAACAAGCTCGTGAACGACTACGCCAAAAAATAGCGACATTGGAAGAAGAATTGAAGAAAGTTAAAGAGGAAGCTGAAGCTGCTGCAAAAGCGACCAAAAGTGACGATGAAGAAGACGTACCATTAGCACAAAGGAAAAGATTCACCCGAGTTGAGATGGCGAGAGTACTTATGGAAAGAAATCAATATAAAGAACGATTTATGGAGCTTCAGGAAGCTGTTAGATGGACTGAAATGATTCGAGCTAGCAAAACAGACCCAGCTAGTATTTCTGGTGGAAAACAATCTGTTTGGAAGTTGTAAGTATTAAACataacttaatattaatatatttaaaaataataaattacataaataaattttttgaacttttagtTTTAGTAATCTCTTTACCGGACCAGCTGATCGGGGGTCTTTACATCGAAATCCTCATGCATTGCCTCATATTCGATATAGCGCTCCAACTAATCAAGTTGTACCAGCTCCACCATTAGATGCAATGCGTAGACGTACACTAAAAAATCGTCATGAGATTTTTGACCAAGGAGATACAATGTGAGaatcaaaattaagttagaagcactcaaaattttaaatagttgtaaatagtttttttcaaaCTCCGAACTGtatacattttaattatattttcttgttCTATTTATACTATAGATATATCTTTATCTTCACTCAAATTTTCTAATCttgacatttaattaaaaaaaaaaaattagatttaatcAGGTGTGAATACCATCTTTGATCTTTATAACTGAattagattaatatttttaatcaagacctgaaaacaataaatattactcATTATATCTATTTTCATATCAATCATTGGTATTTTTGATTTCTATTcttcatttatttcataataattatttcatcacATCTCCAAGCAACATTCtcacttaaaatattttcagccatatctattttttatgtgatttttaatggaattacgtactagtcaaaaattttttaaatgtaaaaaaaatattctgtaaTCAATGAACGGTtctacttttatattatttcaactaaggtaaaagccccaatatatgatcatgtaccagtatatgatcactccatgtatttgtatacctatatttgtgaatatagatatataaatacatggagtgatcatatactggtacatgatcatatattggggcttttaccttatctaATCTTTattggaataaaataaattttcttttccaTCGCATGTTcgctttctattttttttacaatttttactgctatcaatttttgtttaatatttcgCTTTTTTTGTGTGACTATGAAACCTTATTCACCCAGTAGACATTTCAGCTCATCAGAAAAACGAGTGGCCAGACTTGCAAACGAAAGGAAAGAACAATATCGACAAGTTAGGGCACACGTGAGAAAAGAAGATGGCCGATTGCAAGCTTATGGATGGAGTTTGCCTGGAAAACCTAGTGCACCTGCTAGACAGCCAGTTCCAGTTCCTGTTTATTGTCGTCCACTTCAAGAAACTGAACCGGGAATGAAGGTACAGTGTCAATCCGTATTATTGAAAAGTCGGTAAAAAATGTTCTTCTAATTCTATAGATTCGAAAACATCATGTGAAAAGATAGTCgttaattcaaagtttgaaaaatatagTATCGCGTTTTTtgatttagttaaaaaaaaaaaaaaaaataataaacatgtAAACACTTTAAGTTAATttgttacattattttttcattgttcATAGTATATCAAAAAGTGTGTTTGAAATCtcagtattattttaatcaatttattcaagaatttaatatataattgagGCCTATAAAGGAACCATACAGATAATACGctcttttatataattttgggGTCTACCCTATTTTTggcaataaaatatcaaaaaataaatatcttttagcattttttttttcttaatcattCTATTTTACGCCACATTTGTGATACCAATCattaatataatcaaaaatgaatttttgagttaatttttaacagaagttaataattgtatatcctctgaatttaaaaatatagttcATTAATTGCAaggattcaaaaaatttatgataatcataaataatttttcttttcaatagCTGactaatcataaaaattgttagttgtaaataaattataagctTATACATTTCTTTATaacgtatttattattttattttttagtaaaaaatactgtattttaatatattttagatatggTGTGGGGCTGGAGTTAACTTAAGTGGTGGCAAAACCCGTGATGGTGGATTAGCTGTCGGTGGAAGTGTTTTTTATGCTGACGAAGCTAAAGAAACATCAGTAGTAAAAGGAGAGGTTGAGGATGCTGTTGAACATCTGGACAAAGAACTACAGGAATCTGAACAACGTCGCTTGGAAGCTGAACACCAAGATCAACAATTAAGTTCTCTTGTATGGATCTGCACTTCAACTCAAAAAATGTCCAAAGTATCTGTGATAGATGCTAATAATCCAGCAGATATTTTACAAGTGTTTAATGTTTGTCAGAGTCATTTGCTCTGCATTGCAAGTGTACCTGGTGCCAAACAAAGCGATTATATTCATAATACAGATGACTGTTCACCTCGAACAATGAATGGAATGGGTGAAATAGATCTTGGTAATCTTAAAAATGCCAATCATAAcagtgataatttaattattggagAAGCTACAACGAATAGTGACACTAAAAACTGTCAGAAAACAGAAGACTTTATTGATCGCAGCCAAGCAACCTCTGAAGGACCTAGTTCTTTGGAAGAAAAACCGAGCGAtgattctgaaaaaattactgacATTGATCATAGTTTAAATACTGAACCTCAAAGTTTAGAAGCAACTGATGGTGAATCAGTACTTATAGGTAAAATACACTTTGTTCAAAGTAGTATTGACAATCCgtcaattaaaaaagaaatagatTCAAATGTGCCGAAAGCCAACGTTGATAGTGATAcaactattgaaaaaatgtcaTCAATCCAACCTACTATGTGGTTAGGAGCTCAAAACGGAGCTATTTATGTTCACTCAGCAGTTACTCAATGGTCTGTCTGTTTGCATACAGTAATGCTCAAGGATGCAGTGTTGGGaatagtgtaaatatttttttttttattcatatttctgtttatgtatttaagtttcatagaacttaagtaataatatttatttgcaGTCACATACAAGGTAGAGTGCTAGTAGCTCTTGCTGATGGAACAGTGGTAATATTTCGACGAGGATCTGATGGGCAATGGGATTTATCCAAATATCATGTTATAACTTTAGGAAGTCCACAACATGCAATTAGATGCATGACATCTGTATCAGGAAAAACAGTTTGGTGTggatatagaaataaaattcatgTAATTGATCCAGTCCTCATGACTCTCGaggtaaattaattatagtattatcaatcactgtaattcaatattaaatacttcacaaaatgttaaattaatgatgttgtttgttatattaaattattaaaaatataagagtGAAAATTAGGAATCTGTTTTTAGTGTACCGTTGACGCACACCCAAGACGAGAATCACAAGTCCGACAATTAGCTTGGCTTGGTGAAGGTGTCTGGGTTAGCATAAGATTAGACTCTACATTAAGATTATATCATGCTCATACGTATCAACATCTTCAAGACGTAGACATTGAACCGTATGTCAGTAAAATGCTTGGTACTGGAAAACTTGGTTTTTCTTTTGTTAGAATCACCGCATTGCTTATTTCCTCTAACCGACTGTGGATTGGAACGGGCAATGGTGTAATCATATCTGTACCATTATCTGAAAGTAAGTTGCTATgcgaaaattttatcttaattaacgatcataaaaattataacacaatgagagaattatttaaatataataaggTGCTGGAGGATCTTTAGCAGTATCTAGAGTACAAAGTGTGGGAAGTAAAAGTGATGCGCCTGGAGTTGGAGTAAGGGTATTCGCGTCAGAGCATGGGGTAACACCAGGAAGTTTTGTACCATATTGCAGTATGGCACATGCTCAACTCAGCTTCCATGGACATCGAGACGCGGTCAAAATGTTTGTTGCTGTCCCTGGTAATACATAGTTACCACAATTTGATATTCATAAACATTTTAAACTTAGTTTTagacttttctcatatatttacagtaattattttgtgatcaacaaaaaaaaataattttttttttttttttctactatttAACTATCAGGGCACGGAGGTCAAAGTGCTGTTTCAGATGGTTCTCAACCAGCAATGTTAGTTTTATCAGGTGGTGAAGGCTACATTGATTTTCGTGTTGGTAAgtcacaaaaatataatatacttTCTATAGTCTAGTCGAGAAGTTGATTTCTTGCAAAAAATAGAACTCCTCCTAAAATTATGGTCGATGGCTTAAACGATCCGGAATCGCATCTAGAAAAAGacgttttttggattttttctggagaagaaaattacaattgttattaacaaaaaactgttaaaaaaattagccgtCCAGCTTTTTGGCAAAATCTCAAAAAGTATAAGTGATagctcaaatattaaaaaagattctgAAAGAGCAGAAAGTTTTAGTAAAAAAGTTATCGACTCCCGAAATTGTAGCTtcaatgtttataattttaattaagcgTTGAAAATCGGCTTTCGCGCGGCAGTTTCGGCATGCGCGCGCCGCCACTCTAGTGAGCgtagtttataaataatttttttaagctattaaatattaattaaaaaaaatatgtgtgtGTACCAGAGTACACAGgtaagaagtgaaacttctttatgacatatcatttttttactatttacaaCTTCACAGAAATTGGTTAGATGagacttaagaaaaaaaaaattttccggattaaattaaagctattttagtattatagacatgcataaaaataatatgagtaattcattttatcattgCTCTTATCTATAGTATTAAGagaatccgaacaaaaacagtttcactgtaaaaaagtcgcgccaagtccacgttcataagactattaggaaaaaaaaattttttttttctttacaaaaagatacaaaataaaaaaataaaaaaatccgagtaaccgatatgattgtttatgattttcggaaattaaaaaaaattttattgtaaatttaaaaattaaaaaaaaaattttagaacgtatttagtgtgcgcggttacaaaatattttacttttaatgaaattcgtaaaatctatttactaggactttaaaaaaattgaaatacacaatgacgcacaccaagtacgttctaaaattttttttttaatttttaaatttacaataaaattttttttaatttccgaaaatcataaacaatcatatcggttactcggattttttaatttttttattttgtatctttttgtaaagaaaaaaaaaaattttttttcctaatagtcttatgaacgtggacttggcgcgacttttttacagtgaaactgtttttgttcggattttagtattttttgtaattataatgaaaatttacaattgataacaacttaaatctcgtgttgactgcattttttactgcaaactatccgcttgaagctacagtttatgtagatgtaattctagtgcaccctggcggccatagatgcaagctgtgaatcacttttttttactgtagttgcgtgtctataggaaggattactacacatttttattttatctagtctgtggcgctgatattccccatcgaaaaaaagtcaggatcgaaatttctgggcttactatagtttgtgctgataaaatttaataattttaagtgaattaagtggtataattgattataattaattaatatcagtaaaataaagtataaattaattttataatatatcattttggaaaaaggagaaccatataattaaataaaattttgcaacctcgaaataccgttctgcttacagtaaacacagtcggtagtctggcgctccgtttacaacggatttgaacggaacttggcgccagattctaccgaatctgtggataagcgaaattttgtggccagtgtatttatatgataaaatgggttttcatggttaaatttggtctcgttggaaaaattttgacctggagttgtgcctttttaaggtttcatatcattctcaccaatagttagtttatgatgataagtactTAGGCTGTATTCGAAAAtgttctatctctagatacatagttaagaaatgaccctaGAGCCTAGATCTATTGACGTTAAAGAAGATATAAAGTTTCGAtgttcatcaagacctttcatttaagtacccacatcaatttttcatatatttatatgtattatatctatctatatatgaaaaatatatcaaaatgcatgtgggtactcacatgaaagctcttgatgagtgtaacatcgggatgagcttatatttttaaaaacgtcaatagttaaaaaagtacagtgtaatttaacaaaagtcattatttaataaagcaaaattttatttatttatagttcacaagtcacggcagtcacatagtgactgcaaggttgctagatataattattgtaattcatCAATTATGATCTCATCGTCATTACCATTGTTGTCATTTTTTAGATTCTgacattatttaatctaaaaattagttaatcagtttacaaaaattatataaagaactttaatattcatatttcatgccataacttattaaaaataattcaaagcagatatttaataacttactCAATCACACAAATTATGAGTAAATAATTGGAATTACCtcccgagtaaaaataaaaattgatttttaaaaaataaaatttttattcactgccgcaacaccgctgcactacagccGTTTAGAAGACAAAATCGCCGCAACACGAAATCTGTATTCTCGACTCGCATAACCGCAACACAGCTGCACGCTGCTTCCCTGATAGCCATCTtaacttaaacttttattcaatctactgccgaaatttgtagccaacttgatgaaaaaagttGCAAACCAAACGTTTTTACTTAAGTTGTCTACAAgttacagtgcaatttgacGTCAAGACTTGCAGTACAAGTATTTTATTCAAGTTGTAGTAAAATTGTAGTACAATTTAACTAAAAGTTCGgtgttaacttgtattcaaattggggctgtaaattgcattcaatttgtttacaactattgtactataaaaatttacggcAAACTTGATGTCAAGTTAACTGTAACTGCTGAAATGCAACTACTTTTAATCAAagcgtggctatcagggttgATGTTATtcaaatccgaacaaaaacagtttcactgtaaaaaaatcgcgccaagtccacgttcataagactattaagaaaaaaaaatttgtttttttctttacaaaaatatataaaataaaaaaattaaaaaatctaagtaaccgatatgattgtttatgattttcggaaattaaaaaaaattttgttacaaatttaaaaattaaaaaaaaagtttggaacgtatttagtgtgcgcggttgcaaaattaaaaaaaatttaaatacacaatgacgcacaccaagtacgttccaaaatttttttcttaatttttaaatttataacaattttttttaatttccgaaaatcataaacaatcatatcggttacttggatttttttatttttttattttatatatttttgtaaagaaaaaaacaaatttttttttctaaatagtcttatgaacgtggacttggcgcgattttttttacagtgaaactgtttttgttcggattttagtattttttgtaattataataaaaatttacaattagtaccaacttaattaaatctcgcgttggttgcattttttatagcaaactatccccttgaaactacagtttatataaaaataattccagcgcaccctggcgggtgtagatgcaagctgtgaaatatctttttttaactgtagtttcccatctaatgaaggattactatgcattctcgaattatttagtctgtggcagatcactttgctcatcgaaaaaaagtcaggatcgaaatttttgcgttgctatagtttgtgctgattaaatttaataatttcaagtagattaattgttataagtgaatataattaatttataacagtcaaataaagtatgaattactattataatatacaatttaggaaaaaaaagtaccgtagaattaaataaaattttgcaacctcaaaataccgttctgcttacagtaaacacagtcggtagtctggcgctccatttacagcagatttgaacggaacttggcgccagattctaccgaatctgtggattgtCGCCGCAACATCGCCGTAACACCCCTGCAACACTGCTGTACCCCAATGCTAAAGCATAgctacaatttcacaaaaaatggcatcataattaatttatcacgcaataattaattaataaataacttgaacataaattttaatgtaagacctattgTTTAATCTCCTTTTATTCAAATGCCTAATAttcaaacgaaaaaaaaatttttaatcaggcCAAAGTaccgcgaaattattgattctttttagtcgtattattgaagtatatttttaattctgtcCCCTGGGTTGAACAGAAGCGGCACGCCTATCGAaatacagtcgacgctctctgtattggacctctctgtatttgaccgctctctgtatttgaccacattcttcctctgtatttgacgattttacacagctcttatagacaaggacgagtcaaatacagagaatggtcctgtacgggcgagtcaaatacaaagagcgttgactgtaccctggaaaaattttatataatgatTAAACTGcgatgggattcgaacctgggtCGTCTGCATGAAAGTTTCGAACATTACCAACTGCGCTGCAAGTcgcatttaattaaaagaatttagtttagctatttgaatgatcaacaaatattttatttcaatgtatacGACATCATCAACGTTTCATCAAACGAAGGTAgtgcagcggtgttgcggcggtcgatcgaaatttattattttttagtagaaaataataatttaatttttactcgggACAGTGCAGCCGTGTTGCGGTGATGTTGCGGCaatcacaattttattatttcgtcACAGATTTGTTGCAGCTGTGTTTCGGCGGTGTTGCGGGATTTAAGAagtattttagaaatatttattacagtgCAGCTGTGTCGCGGTGGTGTTGcgacaattataatttttttattttatcacagATTTGTTGCGGCTGTGATGCGGCGCTGTTGCGGGCACTTAgccctgattaaaaatattgattgaaaagtattgggaATCAGTCACCCCATGtaaactgtatatctatatatacatgaaaaagaattgaaagtattcaaaagtattcaaatttcatcatttttaatccttttcaatcaatatttttaaccagGGAGACTCCGTACGGCGCTGTTGCGgctattttatgtttttactCGTGCTATTCATA
Coding sequences within it:
- the LOC123275483 gene encoding JNK-interacting protein 3 isoform X2, which produces MDQETVYGTHEDNHVVMSEKVQSLAGSIYQEFERMIARYDEDVVKELMPLLVNVLECLDIAYTENQEHEVELELLREDNEQLVTQYEREKQLRKASDQKLLELEDVAEDERKELLSKIDSLESILKMLELKTKNSHDHGTIANTTSCYCPHRAQCHIVRLEEKEAELKREYSRLHDRYTELFKTHVDYMERTKMLVGSSERLENSTNNRGPNRLPGLNLANMSRSSGPLSYGFQSLEGSMNAEDIQEESPTQGTSLKSEMQDSSSEAVIETSDKSQLTDNPTQDNQVPSLSRPYIDESPETDVPPPAITTPTTPIIDKQVSTPSGRSRTEREQRSGNTLYQELSFQDADALGEMDEGADITGSWVHPGEYASSVNDNFFGMGKEVENLIMENNELLATKNALNIVKDDLIVKVDELTSEQEILRDEIRVHQQARERLRQKIATLEEELKKVKEEAEAAAKATKSDDEEDVPLAQRKRFTRVEMARVLMERNQYKERFMELQEAVRWTEMIRASKTDPASISGGKQSVWKFFSNLFTGPADRGSLHRNPHALPHIRYSAPTNQVVPAPPLDAMRRRTLKNRHEIFDQGDTISSEKRVARLANERKEQYRQVRAHVRKEDGRLQAYGWSLPGKPSAPARQPVPVPVYCRPLQETEPGMKIWCGAGVNLSGGKTRDGGLAVGGSVFYADEAKETSVVKGEVEDAVEHLDKELQESEQRRLEAEHQDQQLSSLVWICTSTQKMSKVSVIDANNPADILQVFNVCQSHLLCIASVPGAKQSDYIHNTDDCSPRTMNGMGEIDLGNLKNANHNSDNLIIGEATTNSDTKNCQKTEDFIDRSQATSEGPSSLEEKPSDDSEKITDIDHSLNTEPQSLEATDGESVLIGKIHFVQSSIDNPSIKKEIDSNVPKANVDSDTTIEKMSSIQPTMWLGAQNGAIYVHSAVTQWSVCLHTVMLKDAVLGIVHIQGRVLVALADGTVVIFRRGSDGQWDLSKYHVITLGSPQHAIRCMTSVSGKTVWCGYRNKIHVIDPVLMTLECTVDAHPRRESQVRQLAWLGEGVWVSIRLDSTLRLYHAHTYQHLQDVDIEPYVSKMLGTGKLGFSFVRITALLISSNRLWIGTGNGVIISVPLSESAGGSLAVSRVQSVGSKSDAPGVGVRVFASEHGVTPGSFVPYCSMAHAQLSFHGHRDAVKMFVAVPGHGGQSAVSDGSQPAMLVLSGGEGYIDFRVGDGDETEEGLERTNVTVASHEEHSEQSHLIVWQVQSPIQING
- the LOC123275483 gene encoding JNK-interacting protein 3 isoform X9, which codes for MDQETVYGTHEDNHVVMSEKVQSLAGSIYQEFERMIARYDEDVVKELMPLLVNVLECLDIAYTENQEHEVELELLREDNEQLVTQYEREKQLRKASDQKLLELEDVAEDERKELLSKIDSLESILKMLELKTKNSHDHVVRLEEKEAELKREYSRLHDRYTELFKTHVDYMERTKMLVGSSERLENSTNNRGPNRLPGLNLANMSRSSGPLSYGFQSLEGSMNAEDIQEESPTQGTSLKSEMQDSSSEAVIETSDKSQLTDNPTQDNQVPSLSRPYIDESPETDVPPPAITTPTTPIIDKQVSTPSGRSRTEREQRSGNTLYQELSFQDADALGEMDEGADITGSWVHPGEYASSGMGKEVENLIMENNELLATKNALNIVKDDLIVKVDELTSEQEILRDEIRVHQQARERLRQKIATLEEELKKVKEEAEAAAKATKSDDEEDVPLAQRKRFTRVEMARVLMERNQYKERFMELQEAVRWTEMIRASKTDPASISGGKQSVWKFFSNLFTGPADRGSLHRNPHALPHIRYSAPTNQVVPAPPLDAMRRRTLKNRHEIFDQGDTIRHFSSSEKRVARLANERKEQYRQVRAHVRKEDGRLQAYGWSLPGKPSAPARQPVPVPVYCRPLQETEPGMKIWCGAGVNLSGGKTRDGGLAVGGSVFYADEAKETSVVKGEVEDAVEHLDKELQESEQRRLEAEHQDQQLSSLVWICTSTQKMSKVSVIDANNPADILQVFNVCQSHLLCIASVPGAKQSDYIHNTDDCSPRTMNGMGEIDLGNLKNANHNSDNLIIGEATTNSDTKNCQKTEDFIDRSQATSEGPSSLEEKPSDDSEKITDIDHSLNTEPQSLEATDGESVLIGKIHFVQSSIDNPSIKKEIDSNVPKANVDSDTTIEKMSSIQPTMWLGAQNGAIYVHSAVTQWSVCLHTVMLKDAVLGIVHIQGRVLVALADGTVVIFRRGSDGQWDLSKYHVITLGSPQHAIRCMTSVSGKTVWCGYRNKIHVIDPVLMTLECTVDAHPRRESQVRQLAWLGEGVWVSIRLDSTLRLYHAHTYQHLQDVDIEPYVSKMLGTGKLGFSFVRITALLISSNRLWIGTGNGVIISVPLSESAGGSLAVSRVQSVGSKSDAPGVGVRVFASEHGVTPGSFVPYCSMAHAQLSFHGHRDAVKMFVAVPGHGGQSAVSDGSQPAMLVLSGGEGYIDFRVGDGDETEEGLERTNVTVASHEEHSEQSHLIVWQVQSPIQING